The proteins below are encoded in one region of Fibrella aestuarina BUZ 2:
- a CDS encoding PQQ-dependent sugar dehydrogenase codes for MSSRLISPAAFRLLLTWLLSQAIPASAQQGPPGFSITQVSARIPGRSVDMDFDPQNRMYTCEKNGRVWVSMNGAVATNPLIDIREEVATESDLGLLCLTLDPNFSQNGHLYLGYVVDRYHLLYAGTPGYDPNQSASGATIVRITRYTVTPASLTATNANNVVVQANSRRVLVGESAQTGIPVLDGSHSGVALVFGADGTLLVTTGDGAGLSGADKGGAGNPGYGSAYWQQGLQSGIITFKENIGSYRSQYLDSHNGKVLRIDPATGDGVPSNPYYEVAHPRSARSRVFARGLRNPFRASLRPNTGSTNPADANPGSLYIADVGWSRFEELHILKHGGQNFGWPYFEGLSFTDGRSEFYTIPPNQIVNPNDSTQNIYYNWLPDPADSLGNFSKADLMYGRTGGETFFLEHGHAEAVPDLHLPYQNVTSGGRCIIGGGWTRTGGTLPEAYQNKYFFGDYNRNWIAYAEFDTDDHPMAVEPFGYGFDGLVSLMVNPNDNNLYSFFLFLLDPFKIEFTGNQTPKAVIAATPTYGSSPLSVTFSATESSDLESTALTYAWNFGDGSSVVTQAQPVHVYTATGSRSYTATLTVTDGGGATGQATQLISVNNTPPAVVSTSLDGLSVVSATSPTLVALSAVVTDAESATTDLTYQWKLLSMHNDHAHEGGTFTTASPTVTLTPLGNCSSLETYWYRVVLTVTDPSGLAVTVNKDIYPDCAGSQQTIEFPAPRKRAKTSAPFRPLVWSTSGLPVSLYVLSGPAFMEGSAIRLMGTAGRVRLRVAQHGSDLYRPAFTVEREFDVVGSLAPSADLSLQLVFDQRAIKANEPVPAQLTIANDGPDDATNVTISSWLPAGLAFVSSPSLTPQASGVLSGTVAAVLAGTSETLPLTVLPTAPGTYRLAAQVSSSDAFDEDSQPGSGTGDGEDDMTIAELRTTDAGGSVSESPNPNQTLLPPVFPNQPRPVANRVDLSLKLALSTRAVAVGQPVELSVVVTNAGSLSAAQVVVRDTLWGASLAASSVFTAIASTAQYTVIQATIGSLAIDGSAVLTATITPNAAGWFRNAVQVWSVGSPGPNSPPDADSVPGNGVSNGEDDAAWVDWRVN; via the coding sequence ATGTCTTCTCGATTAATTTCACCAGCGGCTTTTCGCCTGCTCCTGACCTGGCTATTGTCGCAGGCCATACCTGCGTCAGCCCAACAAGGTCCCCCCGGTTTCTCCATTACTCAGGTCAGCGCGCGCATACCCGGCCGAAGCGTCGACATGGATTTCGATCCGCAGAACCGAATGTACACCTGTGAGAAAAACGGGCGCGTGTGGGTCAGCATGAACGGGGCGGTGGCGACCAACCCCCTAATCGATATTCGTGAGGAAGTCGCCACCGAGTCGGATCTGGGGTTGCTGTGTCTCACGCTTGATCCCAATTTTTCGCAGAATGGGCACCTCTACCTTGGGTACGTGGTGGATCGGTACCACCTGCTCTACGCGGGCACACCGGGGTACGACCCCAACCAGTCGGCGAGCGGGGCCACCATTGTCCGCATCACGCGCTATACCGTCACGCCCGCCAGCCTAACGGCCACCAATGCCAACAACGTGGTTGTGCAGGCCAATAGCCGTAGGGTTCTGGTTGGCGAATCGGCCCAAACGGGTATTCCGGTACTCGACGGGTCGCACTCGGGTGTCGCTCTGGTCTTTGGGGCTGATGGCACCCTGCTCGTTACAACGGGGGATGGGGCTGGCCTGAGCGGGGCCGATAAAGGGGGCGCCGGGAACCCTGGGTATGGGTCCGCCTATTGGCAACAGGGCCTGCAAAGTGGCATCATCACGTTCAAAGAAAACATCGGCTCCTACCGCAGCCAGTACCTCGATTCGCACAATGGCAAGGTGTTACGGATTGACCCGGCCACGGGCGACGGGGTGCCCTCCAACCCGTATTACGAGGTGGCTCACCCCCGGTCGGCGCGGTCGCGGGTGTTCGCGCGGGGCCTGCGCAATCCGTTTCGGGCTTCACTGCGGCCCAACACGGGCAGTACCAACCCGGCCGATGCCAACCCCGGTTCGCTCTACATCGCCGATGTGGGCTGGAGCCGGTTCGAAGAACTGCACATTCTGAAACATGGCGGGCAGAACTTTGGCTGGCCTTATTTCGAAGGGCTGAGCTTTACGGATGGCCGCTCGGAGTTCTACACCATTCCTCCCAACCAGATTGTAAACCCCAACGATTCCACGCAGAACATCTATTACAACTGGCTACCCGACCCGGCTGATTCGCTGGGGAACTTCTCGAAAGCCGACCTGATGTATGGGCGTACTGGCGGCGAAACGTTTTTTCTGGAACACGGCCATGCCGAAGCCGTACCCGATCTACACTTGCCTTACCAGAACGTCACATCGGGCGGACGTTGCATCATCGGTGGCGGCTGGACCCGCACGGGCGGCACCCTGCCCGAAGCCTACCAGAACAAGTATTTCTTTGGCGACTACAACCGCAACTGGATTGCCTACGCCGAATTTGACACCGACGACCACCCCATGGCCGTCGAACCGTTTGGGTATGGGTTCGATGGGCTGGTCTCCTTGATGGTCAACCCCAACGACAACAACTTGTATTCGTTTTTCCTGTTTCTGCTCGATCCGTTTAAGATTGAATTCACGGGGAATCAGACGCCTAAGGCCGTTATTGCCGCTACCCCAACCTATGGCAGTAGCCCGTTGTCGGTGACCTTTTCGGCAACAGAGTCCAGCGATCTGGAAAGTACCGCTCTGACCTACGCCTGGAATTTTGGCGATGGCTCATCCGTGGTCACGCAGGCCCAGCCGGTGCATGTCTATACGGCTACCGGATCGCGCAGCTACACCGCCACGCTGACGGTGACCGATGGGGGCGGCGCTACGGGACAGGCCACGCAGCTTATTTCGGTCAATAATACACCGCCCGCCGTTGTATCGACGAGCCTCGATGGCCTGTCGGTCGTCAGCGCCACGTCGCCCACGCTCGTAGCGCTGTCGGCTGTAGTAACCGATGCTGAGTCGGCGACAACCGACCTGACGTACCAGTGGAAACTGTTGAGCATGCACAACGACCACGCCCACGAAGGGGGGACGTTCACGACGGCATCACCCACGGTGACCCTCACGCCGCTTGGCAATTGCAGCTCGCTGGAAACGTACTGGTACCGGGTTGTGCTGACGGTGACCGACCCCAGTGGGCTGGCGGTCACCGTCAACAAAGACATCTACCCGGATTGTGCCGGCAGCCAGCAGACGATCGAATTTCCTGCGCCCCGCAAACGCGCGAAAACCAGCGCCCCGTTTCGGCCTTTGGTCTGGAGTACGTCGGGGTTGCCCGTCTCGCTGTACGTGCTGAGTGGCCCGGCTTTTATGGAGGGCAGCGCGATCCGGCTCATGGGCACCGCGGGCCGGGTACGGTTGCGGGTGGCGCAGCACGGGAGCGACCTGTACCGGCCCGCCTTTACGGTGGAGCGGGAGTTTGACGTGGTTGGTTCGTTAGCGCCTAGCGCTGATCTCTCGCTTCAACTGGTGTTTGATCAACGCGCCATCAAGGCCAACGAGCCTGTGCCGGCCCAATTGACTATAGCCAACGACGGGCCCGACGACGCGACGAATGTAACTATCAGCAGTTGGCTACCTGCCGGGCTGGCTTTTGTAAGTAGTCCGTCCCTGACTCCGCAGGCAAGCGGGGTGTTGTCAGGGACAGTCGCGGCTGTGCTGGCAGGCACCTCCGAGACGCTCCCTCTGACGGTGCTGCCAACGGCACCCGGAACCTACCGGCTGGCGGCGCAGGTGAGCAGCTCCGACGCGTTCGATGAAGACAGTCAGCCTGGTTCGGGCACAGGTGATGGCGAAGATGATATGACCATCGCCGAACTCCGCACCACCGACGCCGGTGGGAGTGTGTCGGAATCGCCCAACCCCAACCAAACGCTGTTGCCGCCCGTCTTTCCCAACCAGCCGAGGCCTGTGGCTAACCGGGTCGACCTGAGCCTTAAACTGGCCTTGTCGACCCGCGCCGTCGCCGTTGGGCAGCCAGTTGAGTTGTCGGTCGTCGTGACCAACGCGGGTAGCCTGTCGGCCGCGCAGGTCGTTGTGCGCGACACGCTGTGGGGCGCAAGCCTGGCCGCCTCATCCGTGTTTACAGCAATCGCATCGACTGCCCAATACACGGTTATTCAGGCCACGATCGGCAGTCTGGCGATTGATGGATCGGCCGTGCTGACGGCTACCATCACGCCCAATGCAGCGGGTTGGTTTCGCAATGCGGTGCAGGTATGGTCGGTGGGAAGCCCCGGCCCAAACAGCCCGCCCGATGCCGACAGCGTACCGGGAAATGGGGTTAGCAACGGTGAAGACGACGCTGCCTGGGTCGACTGGCGGGTAAACTAA
- a CDS encoding phage tail protein → MEPFIGMVGLFGFNFEPRGWAYCGGQILSIAQNSALFALLGTTYGGNGQTTFALPDLRGRVPIGQGQGPGLTPHTIGEVSGTETVTLLQSQMPAHNHPMTVSATIGTQNNPSEAFLAVATDLNEQAINVYGTTPNSIANLQAIGIAGGTQPHQNMQPYLVMNYCIALEGIFPPRN, encoded by the coding sequence ATGGAACCATTTATTGGCATGGTTGGCCTTTTCGGCTTCAATTTCGAACCGCGCGGCTGGGCCTACTGCGGTGGTCAGATTTTATCCATCGCCCAAAACTCGGCGCTGTTTGCACTGCTTGGCACCACCTACGGCGGAAACGGCCAGACAACCTTCGCGCTACCCGATCTACGGGGTCGGGTGCCCATCGGACAAGGACAGGGGCCGGGCCTGACCCCGCACACGATTGGTGAAGTGTCGGGAACAGAGACCGTAACGCTATTGCAGAGCCAGATGCCCGCGCACAACCACCCGATGACCGTATCGGCGACGATCGGTACGCAGAACAATCCGTCGGAAGCTTTTTTGGCTGTCGCCACAGACCTCAATGAGCAGGCAATAAACGTCTATGGAACGACGCCCAACTCGATAGCCAATCTACAAGCCATTGGCATAGCGGGCGGCACCCAACCGCACCAGAATATGCAGCCTTATCTGGTGATGAACTACTGCATTGCGCTGGAAGGCATTTTCCCTCCCCGCAACTAA